From a single Pelmatolapia mariae isolate MD_Pm_ZW linkage group LG20, Pm_UMD_F_2, whole genome shotgun sequence genomic region:
- the LOC134619112 gene encoding cytosolic sulfotransferase 3-like isoform X1, producing the protein MSLDPEKAVLPSRQQLFDFHGVSMIPIFTNNWENVQNFQARPDDILIATYPKAGTTWVSQILDLLYFGQTERQKTIPIFERVPFLEIAVPHLVSGKDLADKLPTTPRLIKTHFPVQFVPKSFWEQNCKIVYVARNAKDNMVSFFHFDRMNIAHPEPGDWSNYIHRFMEGKMVFGSWYDHVNGWWKKKQTYSNIHYMFYEDMIEDTEQEIDKLCSFLSLSHSAEEKKMIAGGVQFDNMKKNEMTNYSTFSILDFKISPFMRKGKVGDWKNHFTVAQNEVFDEDYKKKMKDPTLQFRTEI; encoded by the exons ATGTCTCTCGATCCAGAGAAG GCAGTTTTACCTTCTCGACAACAACTGTTTGATTTCCATGGAGTCTCAATGATTCCCATTTTCACAAACAACTGGGAGAACGTTCAAAACTTTCAGGCCAGACCGGATGATATACTTATTGCAACATATCCCAAAGCAG GAACCACATGGGTCTCCCAGATTCTTGACCTGCTGTATTTTGGTCAGACAGAGCGACAGAAAACCATCCCTATCTTTGAGAGAGTGCCCTTCCTGGAGATTGCCGTTCCACATTTGGTTTCAG GAAAAGACCTGGCAGACAAGCTGCCCACCACCCCTCGACTCATTAAGACTCATTTTCCTGTCCAGTTTGTGCCAAAGTCCTTCTGGGAACAAAACTGCAAG ATTGTCTATGTAGCCCGCAATGCAAAGGACAACATGgtgtcttttttccattttgatcGCATGAATATTGCTCACCCAGAGCCTGGCGACTGGAGCAACTACATCCACAGATTCATGGAAGGAAAAA TGGTGTTTGGCTCCTGGTATGACCATGTGAATGGCTGGTGGAAGAAGAAACAGACTTACTCAAACATTCACTACATGTTCTATGAAGATATGATTGAG GACACTGAACAGGAAATAGACAAACTCTGTAGCTTCCTCAGTTTGTCCCATTCAGCTGAGGAGAAGAAAATGATTGCAGGTGGAGTCCAGTTTGATAACATGAAAAAGAATGAGATGACCAACTATTCCACGTTCTCCATTTTAGATTTCAAGATTTCTCCCTTCATGAGAAAAG ggaAGGTTGGTGACTGGAAGAACCACTTCACCGTTGCTCAGAATGAAGTGTTTGATGAAGACTACAAGAAGAAGATGAAAGATCCCACACTTCAGTTCCGCACTGAAATTTGA
- the LOC134619111 gene encoding cytosolic sulfotransferase 3-like, giving the protein MLCNQKRGRIFLTTPKARQKPAMNMSLNPETAILSSRPELFDFHGVSMTHYFTDNWENVQNFQARPDDILIATYPKAGTTWVSQILDLLYFGQTCPERQKTIPIYERVPFLEIVIPFLDSGKDLADKLPTTPRLIKTHFPVQFVPKSFWEQNCRIVYVARNAKDNMVSYFHFDRMNAVEPEAGEWNNYFHRFLEGQMVFGSWYDHVNGWWKKKQTYSNIHYMFYEDMIEDTEREIDKLCSFLGLSRSAEEKKMISGGVQFDKMKKNEMANYSTAPVMDFKISPFMRKGKVGDWKNHFTVAQNEVFDEDYKKKMKDPTLQFRTEI; this is encoded by the exons ATGTTATGCAACCAGAAAAGAGGGAGAATTTTTCTTACAACACCAAAAGCCAGGCAGAAACCAGCAATGAACATGTCACTTAATCCTGAAACG GCAATTTTGTCTTCCAGACCAGAGCTGTTTGATTTCCATGGAGTCTCAATGACTCACTATTTTACAGACAACTGGGAGAATGTTCAGAACTTTCAGGCCAGACCAGATGATATACTTATTGCAACATATCCCAAAGCAG gaACTACATGGGTCTCTCAGATCCTTGACCTGCTGTATTTTGGTCAGACGTGTCCAGAGAGGCAAAAAACCATCCCCATCTATGAAAGAGTACCCTTTCTGGAGATTGTCATCCCATTTTTGGATTCAG GGAAAGACCTGGCAGACAAGCTGCCCACCACCCCTCGACTCATTAAGACTCATTTTCCTGTCCAGTTTGTGCCAAAGTCCTTCTGGGAGCAAAACTGCAGG ATCGTTTATGTAGCCCGCAATGCAAAGGACAACATGGTGTCTTATTTCCACTTTGATCGCATGAATGCGGTTGAGCCAGAGGCTGGAGAATGGAATAACTACTTCCACAGATTTTTGGAAGGACAAA TGGTGTTTGGCTCCTGGTATGACCATGTGAATGGCTGGTGGAAGAAGAAACAGACTTACTCAAATATACATTACATGTTCTATGAAGATATGATTGAG GACACTGAACGGGAAATAGACAAACTCTGCAGCTTCCTCGGTTTGTCTCGTTCAGCCGAGGAGAAGAAAATGATCTCAGGTGGAGTCCAGTTTGATAAGATGAAAAAGAATGAGATGGCCAACTATTCTACAGCCCCGGTTATGGATTTCAAGATTTCTCCCTTCATGAGAAAAG GAAAGGTTGGCGACTGGAAGAACCACTTCACCGTCGCTCAGAATGAAGTTTTTGATGAAGACTACAAGAAGAAGATGAAAGATCCCACACTTCAGTTCCGCACTGAAATTTGA
- the wdr46 gene encoding WD repeat-containing protein 46, translated as MASPGEASVDETHVGKKKKLPARYWQELQEEERKDENKVKNDGEQSKEALQQEEDKTQKAKKRKQDQSPSDGEKVKPGKSDPFPGPAPIPEDRLQKFKRKDKLKKPHRKQHKLRDIIARSEDASEMAQKQAARFDLLLPEEAGFLEGDEDEDTCMISQEDIAEAVDITSGTKYFNLKLSQFGPYRLDYSKTGRHLLLGGRRGHVACIDWASKQLMCEINVMESVNDVKWLHSEAMYAVAQKKWLYIYDSNGIELHCIRKFNDVLRMQFLPYHFLLATASATSFLQYLDVSVGKEVAAICTKTGRLDVMCQNPHNAIIHLGHANGTVTLWSPNQKEALVKMLCHQGGVRSVAVDKTGTYMVTSGMDKKLKVYDVRTFKPLKSYFLPAGAACLSLSQRGLLSAATGDVVQVYKDVCSMPVTKPYMAHRLRGTVWGLHFCPFEDVLGVGHGDGFTSMLVPGAGEPNFDGLDANPYRSAKQRQEWEVKALMEKIQPDLISLDPTELAQVDQATWEQRHQDRVEVLGFDPLAKEKFVPKYKKKGRSSAGAIERRKKQVAHEEQRDVIRKSVEDKIKMEKERKERERKKAALSTQKSALDRFKK; from the exons ATGGCGTCACCCGGCGAGGCATCGGTGGATGAGACACACGTGGGTAAAAAGAAGAAG CTGCCTGCTCGGTACTGGCAGGAGCTCCAGGAGGAGGAACGGAAGGAtgaaaacaaagttaaaaacGACGGAGAACAGAGCAAAGAGGCtctgcagcaggaggaggacaAGACACAGAAGGCAAAGAAGCGAAAACAAGACCAGAGTCCAAGTGATGGAGAGAAAGTCAAGCCAGGG AAATCTGACCCATTCCCAGGCCCTGCTCCTATTCCAGAAGACAGATTGCAAAAATTCAAGAGGAAAGATAAACTTAAAAAG CCTCACCGTAAGCAGCACAAGCTGAGAGATATCATAGCTCGCTCAGAAGATGCTTCAGAAATGGCCCAGAAACAAGCAGCACGGTTTGACCTTCTCCTCCCGGAGGAGGCAGG GTTTTTAGAAGGAGATGAAGATGAGGACACGTGTATGATCTCACAGGAGGATATTGCAGAGGCTGTGGACATAACATCTGGAACAAAG TATTTTAATCTGAAACTGTCTCAGTTTGGACCGTATCGATTGGATTACAGCAAGACTGGACG TCACCTGCTGCTTGGTGGGAGGAGAGGCCATGTTGCTTGTATAGATTGGGCGTCCAAACAGCTGATGTGTGAGATAAATGTGATGGAGTCTGTGAATGATGTGAA GTGGCTTCATAGCGAGGCTATGTATGCAGTGGCTCAGAAGAAGTGGCTTTATATCTACGACTCTAACGGAATAGAGCTTCACTGCATCCGAAAATTCAATGACGTCCTTCGGATGCAGTTCCTCCCCTATCACTTTTTGCTCGCCACAGCG AGTGCTACCAGTTTCCTGCAGTATTTGGATGTGTCAGTGGGAAAGGAAGTGGCAGCTATCTGCACCAAGACTGGCCGACTTGACGTGATGTGTCAGAACCCTCATAATGCCATCATCCACCTAGGTCATGCCAACGGCACGGTCACCCTCTGGTCACCAAACCAGAAAGAAGCCCTTGTGAAGATGCTCTGTCACCAAGGGGGCGTGCGCTCTGTCGCTGTGGATAAGACGGGCAC ataCATGGTGACGTCTGGCATGGATAAGAAGCTGAAGGTGTATGACGTTAGAACCTTCAAGCCCCTAAAGTCATACTTCCTTCCTGCTGGAGCTGCCTGTTTGTCACTGAGCCAGAGGGGACTGTTATCTGCAGCCACGGGGGATGTTGTTCAG GTGTACAAGGACGTATGTAGCATGCCAGTGACTAAACCGTACATGGCTCATAGACTTCGGGGAACAGTGTGGGGGCTGCACTTCTGTCCCTTTGAGGATGTCCTCGGAGTTGGGCACGGAGATGGTTTCACCAGCATGCTCGTACCAG GTGCTGGTGAGCCTaactttgatggtctggatgcaAATCCATACCGAAGTGCAAAGCAGAGGCAGGAATGGGAGGTTAAAGCACTGATGGAGAAGATTCAGCCAGATCTTATCAGCCTTGATCCCACTGAGCTGGCACAAGTTGACCAGGCCACCTGGGAGCAAAGGCATCAAGACAGGGTCGAAGTTCTG gGATTTGATCCACTTGCTAAAGAAAAGTTTGTCcccaaatataagaaaaaaggtCGTAGTTCTGCAGGAGCCATTGAGAGGCGCAAGAAACAAGTGGCTCATGAGGAGCAGAGG GATGTAATCAGAAAAAGCGTGGAGGACAAAATAAAgatggaaaaagaaaggaaggagCGAGAGCGGAAGAAGGCGGCGTTATCTACCCAGAAATCAGCTCTGGACAGATTCAAGAAATAG
- the LOC134619241 gene encoding cytosolic sulfotransferase 3-like: protein MTHYFTDNWENVQNFQARPDDILIATYPKAGTTWVSQILDLLYFGQTCPERQKTIPIYERVPFLEIAIPFLDSGKDLADKLPTTPRLIKTHFPVQFVPKFFWEQNCRIVYVARNAKDNMVSFFHFDRMNAIQPEAGEWDNYFHRFLEGQMVFGSWYDHVNGWWKKKQTYSNIHYMFYEDMIEHTEREIDKLCSFLGLSRLAEEKKMISGGVQFDKMKKNEMANYSTLPVMDFKISPFMRKGKVGDWKNHFTVAQNEVFDEDYKKKMKDPTLQLRTEI, encoded by the exons ATGACTCACTATTTTACAGACAACTGGGAGAATGTTCAGAACTTTCAGGCCAGACCAGATGATATACTTATTGCAACATATCCCAAAGCAG gaACTACATGGGTCTCTCAGATCCTTGACCTGCTGTATTTTGGTCAGACGTGTCCAGAGAGGCAAAAAACCATCCCCATCTATGAAAGAGTACCCTTTCTGGAGATCGCCATCCCATTTTTGGATTCAG GGAAAGACCTGGCAGACAAGCTGCCCACCACCCCTCGACTCATTAAGACTCATTTTCCTGTCCAGTTTGTGCCAAAGTTCTTCTGGGAGCAAAACTGCAGG ATCGTTTATGTAGCCCGCAATGCAAAGGACAACATGGtgtcttttttccactttgatCGCATGAATGCGATTCAGCCAGAGGCTGGTGAATGGGATAACTACTTCCACAGATTTTTGGAAGGACAAA TGGTGTTTGGCTCCTGGTATGACCATGTGAATGGCTGGTGGAAGAAGAAACAGACTTACTCAAATATTCATTACATGTTCTATGAAGATATGATTGAG CACACTGAACGGGAAATAGACAAACTCTGCAGCTTCCTCGGTTTGTCTCGTTTAGCCGAGGAGAAGAAAATGATCTCAGGTGGAGTCCAGTTTGATAAGATGAAAAAGAATGAGATGGCCAACTATTCTACACTCCCGGTTATGGATTTCAAGATTTCTCCCTTCATGAGAAAAG ggAAGGTTGGTGACTGGAAGAACCACTTCACCGTCGCTCAGAATGAAGTTTTTGATGAAGACTACAAGAAGAAGATGAAAGATCCCACACTTCAGCTCCGCACTGAAATTTGA
- the LOC134619113 gene encoding cytosolic sulfotransferase 3-like yields the protein MEARPRPDLFDFHGVGMIKEFTENWDNIQNFKARPDDILIATYTKAGTTWVSYILDLLYFAHMGPDRQTSIPLHDRVPFLEICKPPLPLGTDLADKLPTTPRLIKTHLPVQFVPKSFWEQRCRVVYVSRNAKDNAVSYFHFERMNCAMPEPGDWSTFLQNFMEGKMVFGSWYDHVNGWWEKKETYSNFHYMFYEDLIEDCGREIDRLCSFLSLSPSPEEKERVKASVTFDNMKQNKMTNYSTFDTMNQTISPFMRKGKVGDWKNHFTVAQNEQFDEDYKQKMKYPDLKFHYEI from the exons ATGGAGGCGCGACCTCGACCAGACCTGTTTGACTTCCATGGAGTTGGCATGATCAAAGAGTTTACAGAAAACTGGGACAACATACAGAACTTCAAAGCAAGACCAGATGATATTCTTATTGCTACTTACACTAAAGCAG GAACCACATGGGTCTCCTACATCCTAGATCTTCTGTATTTTGCGCACATGGGTCCAGACCGTCAGACTTCCATCCCTCTTCATGACAGAGTACCCTTCCTGGAGATATGCAAACCCCCTTTGCCATTAG GTACAGACTTGGCAGACAAACTTCCCACCACTCCTCGTCTCATTAAAACTCATCTACCAGTCCAGTTTGTACCAAAGTCCTTCTGGGAGCAGCGCTGCAGG GTAGTCTACGTGTCCCGCAATGCAAAGGACAATGCAGTGTCCTACTTCCATTTTGAACGCATGAACTGTGCAATGCCAGAACCGGGGGACTGGAGCACCTTCCTGCAGAACTTCATGGAGGGGAAGA tGGTTTTTGGATCGTGGTATGACCATGTGAATGGCTGGTGGGAGAAGAAGGAGACTTATTCAAATTTTCACTACATGTTCTATGAAGATTTGATTGAG GACTGTGGACGAGAAATAGACCGACTGTGTTCCTTCCTTAGTTTGTCTCCATCACCTGAAGAGAAGGAAAGAGTCAAAGCCAGTGTGACTTTtgacaatatgaaacaaaataaaatgaccaaCTACTCCACCTTCGATACAATGAACCAGACTATATCTCCTTTCATGAGAAAAG GAAAAGTTGGTGACTGGAAGAACCACTTCACTGTGGCCCAGAATGAGCAGTTTGATGAAGACTACAAGCAGAAAATGAAGTATCCTGATCTAAAGTTTCATTATGAAATTTAG
- the LOC134619112 gene encoding cytosolic sulfotransferase 3-like isoform X2, with the protein MIPIFTNNWENVQNFQARPDDILIATYPKAGTTWVSQILDLLYFGQTERQKTIPIFERVPFLEIAVPHLVSGKDLADKLPTTPRLIKTHFPVQFVPKSFWEQNCKIVYVARNAKDNMVSFFHFDRMNIAHPEPGDWSNYIHRFMEGKMVFGSWYDHVNGWWKKKQTYSNIHYMFYEDMIEDTEQEIDKLCSFLSLSHSAEEKKMIAGGVQFDNMKKNEMTNYSTFSILDFKISPFMRKGKVGDWKNHFTVAQNEVFDEDYKKKMKDPTLQFRTEI; encoded by the exons ATGATTCCCATTTTCACAAACAACTGGGAGAACGTTCAAAACTTTCAGGCCAGACCGGATGATATACTTATTGCAACATATCCCAAAGCAG GAACCACATGGGTCTCCCAGATTCTTGACCTGCTGTATTTTGGTCAGACAGAGCGACAGAAAACCATCCCTATCTTTGAGAGAGTGCCCTTCCTGGAGATTGCCGTTCCACATTTGGTTTCAG GAAAAGACCTGGCAGACAAGCTGCCCACCACCCCTCGACTCATTAAGACTCATTTTCCTGTCCAGTTTGTGCCAAAGTCCTTCTGGGAACAAAACTGCAAG ATTGTCTATGTAGCCCGCAATGCAAAGGACAACATGgtgtcttttttccattttgatcGCATGAATATTGCTCACCCAGAGCCTGGCGACTGGAGCAACTACATCCACAGATTCATGGAAGGAAAAA TGGTGTTTGGCTCCTGGTATGACCATGTGAATGGCTGGTGGAAGAAGAAACAGACTTACTCAAACATTCACTACATGTTCTATGAAGATATGATTGAG GACACTGAACAGGAAATAGACAAACTCTGTAGCTTCCTCAGTTTGTCCCATTCAGCTGAGGAGAAGAAAATGATTGCAGGTGGAGTCCAGTTTGATAACATGAAAAAGAATGAGATGACCAACTATTCCACGTTCTCCATTTTAGATTTCAAGATTTCTCCCTTCATGAGAAAAG ggaAGGTTGGTGACTGGAAGAACCACTTCACCGTTGCTCAGAATGAAGTGTTTGATGAAGACTACAAGAAGAAGATGAAAGATCCCACACTTCAGTTCCGCACTGAAATTTGA
- the b3galt4 gene encoding beta-1,3-galactosyltransferase 4, with product MIGRALWVCKTRAGKRGSKPGILPFLCAVIACSALSALLFVDFIESWVTSMGMNTVVEPHIGIIPPQSVPPTRPEEFLLMPSPLVCQRAKPYLIMMVTSAPANQRARQAIRDTWGGEVEVRGLRVMTLFMVGVASDPGLAKLLIEEAREKGDLVQGRFLDTYSNLTLKTLSMLGWTRRFCPQAHFMAKVDDDVLFNPSALLHFLNKSRNPYEQGDLYLGRVHLHVAPDRDPDSKHYLPSGAYPPSVFPDYCSGTAYVLSRSALLKISLAASASPLSTPLPPEDVFVGLCARAAGVLPSHCPLFSGGPSMPYGRCCYQAMVSIHHIPPRDMLHYWADVHSPPPCSWLNVRASLGICKVRAMLGTALGLEQGL from the coding sequence ATGATCGGACGCGCATTATGGGTATGTAAGACTCGGGCAGGAAAGAGGGGTAGCAAGCCTGGGATTCTGCCTTTTCTATGCGCGGTGATAGCGTGCTCAGCCCTGTCGGCTCTGCTTTTCGTGGACTTCATTGAATCATGGGTCACCTCCATGGGAATGAACACGGTGGTGGAGCCGCACATCGGGATCATCCCACCGCAAAGCGTCCCTCCTACCAGACCGGAGGAATTTTTGCTCATGCCTAGCCCACTTGTGTGCCAACGTGCCAAGCCTTACCTCATCATGATGGTTACTTCGGCTCCTGCCAATCAGAGGGCCCGCCAAGCCATCAGGGACACTTGGGGAGGGGAGGTGGAGGTGAGAGGTCTGCGGGTCATGACCCTCTTCATGGTCGGCGTGGCGTCTGACCCCGGACTGGCTAAGCTGCTGATAGAAGAGGCTCGGGAGAAGGGAGACCTGGTTCAGGGGCGTTTTTTGGACACGTACTCCAACCTCACCCTGAAGACTCTGTCCATGCTGGGCTGGACCCGGAGGTTCTGCCCTCAGGCTCACTTCATGGCCAAAGTGGATGATGATGTCCTGTTCAATCCCAGCGCTCTCCTACACTTTCTGAATAAGAGCCGTAACCCCTATGAACAAGGAGACTTGTACCTTGGCAGGGTGCATCTCCATGTGGCTCCCGACCGGGACCCGGACAGCAAGCACTACCTTCCCTCAGGAGCCTACCCTCCTTCTGTCTTTCCAGACTATTGCAGTGGCACAGCCTATGTATTGTCCCGGTCTGCATTGCTCAAAATTTCCCTGGCAGCCTCTGCATCACCTTTATCCACACCTCTTCCGCCCGAGGATGTGTTTGTAGGCTTGTGTGCCCGGGCAGCTGGAGTGCTCCCCTCACACTGCCCTCTCTTCTCCGGTGGACCAAGTATGCCGTACGGACGCTGCTGCTATCAGGCCATGGTGTCCATCCACCACATCCCACCCAGAGACATGCTGCACTATTGGGCTGATGTGCATTCACCACCTCCCTGCTCCTGGTTGAATGTACGTGCTTCTTTGGGGATTTGCAAAGTCCGAGCGATGCTGGGCACAGCTCTGGGGTTGGAGCAAGGATTGTGA